ATTgaatagtagggaccacaaaggagtaggcttggcccacaaaataacatcacccaaaaaccagcctcaattttccctgatgacgatgaggcagcattggttaggtatcacacagtacaatagtactgtatagtagggaccacaaaggagtacgcatggtccacaaaataacatcacccaaaaaccagcctcaattttccccaatgacaatgaggcagtaatAGTTAGGTAgagctaagcccaaacaagctttcagatcgacccgaaatgctttcaacaagttgcaacagaattttaaaaatactttatttaacggaattttctactgactgactgatgccttcagacaagcgtaactcaataacagcttcaaacgataattgatatagatggggcgcagcaccatttcagacgtggtatgtgtgggttcaccagtcataataattatttacaaaaaaaaaataacaaacaagtacacagaaattttggaattttcaactagagtagggaccatagcacatcgataaaaagtactgaaacaagctggagtagtgcacgatattaaatcacagtaaaacaataagaagtgtatatccctactgtgctcaagtagggatataatacttcttattgttttactgtgatttaatatcgtgcactactccaataGATGGggcgcagcaccatttcagacgcggtatgtgtgggttcaccagtcataataattatttacaaaaaaaaattaacaaacaagtacacagaaattttggaattttcaactagagtagggaccatagcacatcgataaaaagtactgaaacaagctggagtagtgcacgatattaaatcacagtaaaacaataagaagtgtatatccctactgtgctcaagtagggatataatacttcttattgttttactgtgatttaatatcgtgcactactccagcttgtttcagtactttgtatcgatgtgctatggttcctactctagttgaaaattccaaatttttctgtgaatTAAGGGAATATATATCACATAGTTAAGTGAACGATAGTCAAGAATGCAATAAATTATACTGTGCTAGCCTGAGACAATTGatttaaaaaaagaaaattggatAATTGATGAATTTCtttatattattttgtattgCAATACAGAGATTTTCCTGAAAATGTGTTTTATCAGGTTTTGTTGGTACCAAAATCCTTATCCTTATTTAGGTGAAGTGAGTCTCTAATCCACAAAGTTGTTAAGagaaattgtgactggattttgaaaaATCAGCCTTAATGCCACATTTTCcaactcaaatatttatgatgAAAATAAAGCTACCAATCAGCCTTACAGTGATTAGAAACATTAGTCAGTATCCTGAATTACACAACCAATTCCGTGAAACAGTTTACAGATACATATGTGCTTAGCAAAGTGTAGATTTGTACACATGACATTAAGACTGAATTTCCAAATCTAGTCACAGCTTTTGCAACGTATTTCTAAATGTAACATATGTTCCACATCACACTATAAAGACAAGAACATGCACATCTGTCAGGAAATACCACAATGTTACTTAGACTATTGTAATACATGATGAACCATTAATGGAGCAAGTTTATAAGCCTTTAGTCCATCTAAAGCTTAACTTGTTCATAAGGTGTTTACAGTTGTAATAAAACCAACGTGACAGTGTCTTACATGAATTTGATTGAGAAACAGCACCACCTGCTGTTGAAGTGTTAACCATAACTGATGACAAAgtggtagccataactggtgtaGAAGTGGTAGTCATAACTGGTGTTGAAGTGGTAGTCATAACTGGTGTTGAAGTAGTAGTCATATCTGGTGTTGAAgtggtagccataactggtgttgAAGTGGTAGTCATAATTGATGTTGAAgtggtagccataactggtgaTGAAGTGGTAGTCATAACTGGTAATGAAgtggtagccataactggtgttgaagtggtagccataactggtgttgaagtgatagccataactggtgttgAAGTGGTAGTCATAATTGATGTTGAAgtggtagccataactggtgaTGAAGTGGTAGTCATAACTGGTAATGAAgtggtagccataactggtgttgaagtggtagccataactggtgttgaagtgatagccataactggtgttgATGTAGTAGTCATATCTGGTGTTGAAgtggtagccataactggtgttgAAGTGGTAGTCATAATTGATGTTGAAgtggtagccataactggtgaTGAAGTGGTAGTCATAACTGGTAATGAAgtggtagccataactggtgttgaagtggtagccataactggtgttgaagtgatagccataactggtgttgaagtggtagccataactggtgttgAAGTGGTAGTCATAATTGATGTTGAAgtggtagccataactggtgaTGAAGTGGTAGTCATAACTGGTAATGAAgtggtagccataactggtgttgaagtggtagccataactggtgttgaagtgatagccataactggtgttgAAGTGGTAGCCATCACTGGTGATGAAGTGGTAGTCATAATTGATGTTGAAGTGGTAGTCATAACTGGTGATGAAGTGGTAGCCATAATTGATGTTGAAGTGGTAGTCATAACTGGTGTTGAAgtggtagccataactggtATTGAAGTGGTAGCCATAAATGGTGTTGAAGTGGTAGACATAATTGGTGTCAAAATGGTAGACATTGTTGTTGACAAAGTGGTAGTCATAGCCGGAGTTGAACTGAAAGATGGAACTAAGAGAGTGCATGATTACACAGTGACAACAAATCATTACTGAttttacatatacacatacttcAGATAATCTACATTTGTACAGGAAATAGCATGAGCTGCAGTGAAATTTGTCATATGTACATGATGAGTGTTTTAATGGAAACTTACAATTTTCATGATATTTATCACTGCTACATCCATGCATGTTAATACCATATAGGGTACTGTACACATAGTCTATATGTAGAAAACTATGGAGTCAATACGTGTACCTATTAGGATGGTACATAGATGATACAAGGAGCATCTGTGTATAAATAAGGAAATTGAACTTTTATAACCTggtttaaaataattttaaacaaagtactaaaacaagaaATCATCAATAATATATTAGACTTTTAATTCCTTATTCACAGTGAAAAACTAATGTGGCTAAAGTTGGGATTAACTCCCTTCATTCCAGTGTAATGACCCCTATTTGGTTATAAATTTTGTTCGTAAAGATACATAAATAGTAGCCGCAAATGAATTGAAAAGGAGTTGTCAGAAAAAACTCAAGAGCAGTTACCTGACAAATTACCATTTGAAGGATTTTCAAAGTGCAGTTATCAACAACACATTTGGAGAGCTACACTAAAGCAAACAATACTATTTTGTACATCAGCTCTTCATAGCTGTATCTACAGGCTCTTTTGTATGGTAATTAGTGCAATACTATAGATCCATAGGTGTAGCAACAGAGAAGCTATGAGGGCTACAGTCCTTTTGAAAGGGGGCTTACCCCTCCACTTTATAAgattgagattctctaataCAGCATCAGCTACTCTTAGCAGTCGTGTACTCAAAGATACGTACCTTTTCAAAATattcagtcaaaattgctaCCAAATTGAAGTGTAGGCAATAGACCTCACTAAGTGGACAGTAAAGTCAAAGCACACAGTCACATTCTGTTGCTACACCAGTGCTATTGTAATAGCACGGAAAATACTCTGACATTGTTTACACAAAGTTTGTTGCATGGTTA
The nucleotide sequence above comes from Dysidea avara chromosome 3, odDysAvar1.4, whole genome shotgun sequence. Encoded proteins:
- the LOC136251625 gene encoding mucin-5AC-like — its product is MEPSTTCIRIVAIYIVLMSAAVSGQVCTAPDTVGSVFQTGAAVIDQGQTYILTGYTVQCEGIVTTWEFCYQLLGVPSVTFNPGIWERTGGTTYSLIQSNTVTFTPNGTSIFSCQNYTLPVTEQFTAPSGSVVGLYSSINVLLLHTTDNSQITTYQVTGNQNSVVGRSTNDVNYNIAIRVHLVPSFSSTPAMTTTLSTTMSTILTPIMSTTSTPFMATTSIPVMATTSTPVMTTTSTSIMATTSSPVMTTTSTSIMTTTSSPVMATTSTPVMAITSTPVMATTSTPVMATTSLPVMTTTSSPVMATTSTSIMTTTSTPVMATTSTPVMAITSTPVMATTSTPVMATTSLPVMTTTSSPVMATTSTSIMTTTSTPVMATTSTPDMTTTSTPVMAITSTPVMATTSTPVMATTSLPVMTTTSSPVMATTSTSIMTTTSTPVMAITSTPVMATTSTPVMATTSLPVMTTTSSPVMATTSTSIMTTTSTPVMATTSTPDMTTTSTPVMTTTSTPVMTTTSTPVMATTLSSVMVNTSTAGGAVSQSNSSSSTGLIIGIAVMCTLLLIVTLILLIVVVLYCRKKSATYSTTRGSIATSTKAVTGGVAIIPNPAYDVIDQSNRNTLNMHDDLKYEVVVDCNPSYGTTPEIKKKKEDYDYVVCTEEMIKTDTNPSYVPISVGDNVLDDNPSYQTV